Below is a genomic region from Paenibacillus pabuli.
AATAATAGTTGAGGAATTCAAGATCGAGACTGTCCCCAAGTCACTCGTGACCGGGACAGTCTTATCCTTTGACAACCCCACTTCCTCCGATATAATACGGATTATTTATAGGTAGTTAACGACCAGAGCGAGTGGTTGTCGTCACATGTATAAACAGTGGTGGGGGGACCTTGGGGATGAACAACAATTGGTTTAGACGTTTGCTGCTTTCGTATCTGCCTGTGTTCTTTATTGTGACTACGATTCTATTTATTATCTTCTTCCAGATTTTCAATGAACAGAACCGCAAGGAAGCGCTAAAGGCCAATGAATTTCTGGCTTCACAAGTGACGCAGTATTTGGATAATTCCCTGCGCTCGATCGATTTCAAGGTGCTGCGCGAGATTTTGACCAATCCGAATCTGAAAAATTATTACGCGGTAACCGGAAGTGATGATGTCTATGCCGGCATTCAGGCAGTTCAGGTTATCGACGAATTGAAAATAGAATATCCGCTGATCGACTCTATTTATATGGTCCGTTACAGGGATGACAAGGTATTCAGCAATGGCAAGCCCGTGCCCATCGAGGAGTTCCCGGATGCGGCATTTATAGAAGACAGCCGGGCTGCAGAAACGCAGAAATGGGTCGGCGGAAGAACCTTCAGGGCCTTTCCCACAGAGGAAGGGAAACAGGTCATTACACTGATCCGCGGAGTCGGCAATGGGAGTGGCCTGATTGTGGTGAATGTTGATCTGCAGACGCTGCAGAAGTCCATTATGCAGATGTATGATCCGGAGTTCACCTTCGTCAACATATTCAACCGGTCGGGCGGCAATCTGTGGGACAGCGGTGTGACAGAGGAGCATGCAGCCAAAGCCTCTTCCGGCGAAGTTTTCTCTGAGTTTACTTCAAGCTATAGCGGTTGGAAGGTACAAACGGGACTGAACAACGGCAAAGTCATCAAATTTGCCCTGAAATTCTACAATATTTGGTTTGTGTTTGCCGTGGCTGTTGTTCTGATTGGTGTGGTGTGGGTGATCTATGTAACTCGCAGGAATTACAAGCCGATTCAGCAGATCGTCACGTTAATTGAGACGGTTGCTTCACAGAAACAGCCAGGCATGGGCCATTCCAAGGAGAACGAATTCCGATTTATCCAGGCCACGCTGGAACAAATGATTGACCAGACGAAGCAGTATCAGGAGGAGTATGAAGAGAATCTGATCTTGAAGAAGAAATACTTCTTTCAAGAACTGCTGGAGGGAACGAAGGAGTTTACCGCCGATGAACTCTCTGCTGAGATGAACAGGTTTAGCCTGCCGCAATTGGATGACAGATGGACCGTAATGGTCGTTGAGATCGACCGCTATTCCCGCTTTATTGAAGAATATCACGTGCAGGACCAGTCCCTTCTGAAATTTGTATTGTCCAGCATTCTGCAGGAGAGCGCCCGCAAGGAAGATACGGAGGTATGGGCGGAGTGGATCTCGGACCATCGCCTGTATGCCATCTTATGGTTGCCGGACACACCGCAGCCGGAAGAGAGTGAACGCAGGCTGTTGGAAGGCTATCTGGACCAGGTCGAGCAGTATCTGAACTTTACGGTAACCATTGGAATTGGGCGGGTGGCTGTCGATCTGCGCGGCCTCAGAGCTTCTTTCAAGGAAGCTGTCCATGCGCTCGATTACAAAGCGGTGCTGGGTGTGAACCGAATTATTCCGTATGGTGATGTACCAGGCTCAACCAATGATGTGTATGAGTTCTTGAAGACTATATCGCTGTTGGTGCAGGCCATGCGGCTGTCTGATGACGATTGGGATAAGCATTTTGACAAACTGTTTAAGCAGATTCATGCCTCGATGCTATCCCGTCAGGAAATTATGAACACGATCCAGCTGCTGTTCCAGCATGTGAACCGGGAATTCGCAGAGCTGCCGCGTGAGTATCACGAGCTGTGGGCAGAGGTCATGGGTCA
It encodes:
- a CDS encoding helix-turn-helix domain-containing protein, with translation MNNNWFRRLLLSYLPVFFIVTTILFIIFFQIFNEQNRKEALKANEFLASQVTQYLDNSLRSIDFKVLREILTNPNLKNYYAVTGSDDVYAGIQAVQVIDELKIEYPLIDSIYMVRYRDDKVFSNGKPVPIEEFPDAAFIEDSRAAETQKWVGGRTFRAFPTEEGKQVITLIRGVGNGSGLIVVNVDLQTLQKSIMQMYDPEFTFVNIFNRSGGNLWDSGVTEEHAAKASSGEVFSEFTSSYSGWKVQTGLNNGKVIKFALKFYNIWFVFAVAVVLIGVVWVIYVTRRNYKPIQQIVTLIETVASQKQPGMGHSKENEFRFIQATLEQMIDQTKQYQEEYEENLILKKKYFFQELLEGTKEFTADELSAEMNRFSLPQLDDRWTVMVVEIDRYSRFIEEYHVQDQSLLKFVLSSILQESARKEDTEVWAEWISDHRLYAILWLPDTPQPEESERRLLEGYLDQVEQYLNFTVTIGIGRVAVDLRGLRASFKEAVHALDYKAVLGVNRIIPYGDVPGSTNDVYEFLKTISLLVQAMRLSDDDWDKHFDKLFKQIHASMLSRQEIMNTIQLLFQHVNREFAELPREYHELWAEVMGHLLRNVEDWETAEDLQELCKDGFQKLAGQMQALRCSKKHRTHILEIRKYIEENYNNPDLSLNYLSDLFDINPKYLSKLFKDEIGEKFVDLLISQRIEKAKQLMQETDKAIQEISEEVGYTNYNSFNRAFKNVVGVAPSDYRKAI